A single region of the Drosophila miranda strain MSH22 chromosome 2, D.miranda_PacBio2.1, whole genome shotgun sequence genome encodes:
- the LOC108154036 gene encoding chymotrypsin-1-like: protein MPNSHQSVSLLLFVLLLALSGLQSCQSAKYLQSRVINGEDAEVGLAPYQVSLQIGGFHFCGGSIITPFWVISAAHCLIEYTPTVVVGVRDLSNAFDAVRYKVKYMTAHCRYELDVHEDDVGLIRVTTAIKFGQFVQPITIDWRPVAAGSKLLTTGWGATSYVELSNESEPIEEYPQILQKLTMTAISLEECQEYYKNNDGSGGVDYGGLCAFFAGGTCSGDSGGPLVLNGRLVGVVSYGLECGDDIPDVFASMWMYYDYIQTMTRDCLYQNCKCTEPMLFPYDQLYTDTHKENLNRHRRRRLS from the coding sequence ATGCCCAACAGTCACCAGTCCGTGTCGCTTTTACTGTTCGTGTTGTTACTTGCCTTGAGCGGACTGCAGTCCTGCCAAAGTGCCAAATACCTGCAGTCGCGGGTCATCAATGGCGAGGATGCGGAGGTGGGACTGGCTCCCTACCAAGTGTCCCTCCAGATAGGGGGCTTTCACTTTTGTGGCGGCTCGATTATTACCCCCTTCTGGGTCATATCGGCGGCGCATTGCCTCATTGAGTACACGCCTACCGTAGTGGTGGGCGTCAGGGATTTGTCAAACGCGTTCGATGCAGTGCGCTACAAAGTCAAGTACATGACTGCCCACTGCCGCTACGAGCTGGACGTTCACGAAGACGACGTGGGCCTGATCAGAGTGACCACGGCCATTAAGTTCGGACAATTTGTGCAGCCCATCACCATCGATTGGCGGCCAGTGGCGGCGGGCTCAAAGCTACTTACCACCGGCTGGGGCGCCACCTCGTACGTCGAGTTGTCCAACGAAAGTGAGCCCATTGAGGAATATCCCCAGATCCTGCAGAAGCTTACAATGACAGCCATCTCCCTGGAAGAGTGCCAAGAGTATTACAAGAACAACGACGGAAGCGGCGGCGTCGACTATGGCGGCCTGTGCGCCTTCTTCGCCGGTGGCACCTGCAGCGGTGACTCCGGAGGCCCGCTCGTCCTCAATGGTAGGCTGGTGGGCGTGGTCAGCTATGGTCTCGAGTGTGGCGATGATATACCCGACGTCTTTGCCTCCATGTGGATGTACTACGACTACATACAAACAATGACCCGGGACTGTCTCTACCAAAACTGTAAATGCACGGAACCCATGCTATTTCCTTACGACCAGCTCTACACCGATACACATAAAGAAAATCTGAATAGGCATAGAAGAAGAAGACTATCATAA
- the LOC108154035 gene encoding uncharacterized protein LOC108154035, whose product MNTANGSGNANDDEDDDGRSPQLRTIFYYNPAGSDCHLEEYLGPGAASDIPLFIWRSVRTVVQLNGLLNEGLLVLACLPGEHREDLLRGLSNSLRYLRQAWLLIELAANHDDDKLVAKVLEFCLRMEMINADVVLSNFEETRIVYGFDAYPTLSLRKHFFGSDSAISNLYPDKVMNLNGYQLRTMPDLSEPNTLLYYDQQGRPQILGYVWNMLVEFARKHNAHLQIIGQPVQGKTLSHIQMLDLASDGRVDVAASVQPISMRYLDRYHEYAYPVHCASWCTMLPMERELEVSEVFSWTVPAKTFTLLLLLWLLHEFLRGRWLRHRRLQALGWLILVTLLTANYQGRLLSLLVSAPTDPPIDSFQALANTKLHIFGVRSEYAAYDFDMRTRFASIFRLSNLASELIQLRNSLNTSFAYTVTNTKWQLYAEQQSHSSRPLFRYSTDLCYYEMVPFALVIPENSPHRPTLHHFMLQLGESGLFDHWVDRSFYYMVQAGRLHIRDLSEGRHIQSLSSEDLANVFLCYGVCVLISLWVFACEQLVPLAKSWLGF is encoded by the exons ATGAACACGGCAAATGGCAGTGGCAACgccaacgacgacgaggatgACGATGG TCGCAGTCCGCAATTGAGGACCATATTCTACTACAACCCCGCCGGAAGCGATTGCCACTTGGAGGAATATCTAGGCCCAGGCGCAGCCTCGGATATAccattatttatttggcgTTCGGTTAGAACTGTTGTTCAGCTCAACGGGCTCCTGAACGAAGGACTCCTGGTGCTGGCCTGTTTGCCGGGCGAGCATCGGGAGGATCTTCTGAGAGGACTGTCCAATAGTTTGCGTTACCTGCGACAGGCCTGGCTGCTCATCGAGTTGGCTGCGAATCATGACGACGACAAGTTGGTCGCGAAGGTTCTGGAGTTCTGCCTTCGAATGGAGATGATCAATGCCGATGTGGTCTTGAGTAACTTTGAGGAGACCCGGATTGTGTACGGCTTCGATGCATATCCCACGCTTTCATTGAGGAAACATTTCTTTGGATCGGATTCTGCGATCTCAAACCTATACCCCGATAAGGTTATGAATCTCAATGGCTATCAGCTGCGCACAATGCCAGACCTCTCCGAGCCGAACACCCTCCTCTATTACGATCAGCAGGGTCGTCCCCAGATTCTAGGCTACGTGTGGAATATGCTGGTGGAGTTCGCCCGCAAACACAATGCTCATCTGCAGATAATTGGTCAGCCGGTGCAGGGAAAGACCCTGAGCCACATCCAGATGTTGGACCTGGCCAGTGACGGCCGGGTGGATGTGGCAGCGAGTGTGCAACCCATATCAATGCGCTACCTGGACCGCTACCACGAGTACGCCTATCCGGTGCACTGTGCCAGTTGGTGCACCATGCTGCCCATGGAACGTGAGCTGGAAGTCAGCGAGGTGTTCTCCTGGACCGTGCCCGCTAAGACGTTCACGCTACTGCTTCTGCTTTGGCTGTTGCACGAGTTTCTGCGCGGGCGGTGGCTGCGCCACAGGCGACTCCAGGCCCTGGGTTGGCTGATTCTGGTCACTCTGCTCACGGCCAACTACCAGGGAAGACTCCTGAGTCTGCTGGTGTCTGCACCCACAGATCCGCCCATCGACAGCTTCCAGGCGTTGGCCAACACCAAGCTGCATATCTTCGGAGTTCGGTCCGAGTACGCCGCCTACGATTTCGACATGCGGACGAGATTCGCCAGCATTTTCCGGCTCAGCAATCTCGCCTCGGAGCTGATCCAGCTGAGGAACTCCCTGAACACCTCCTTCGCCTATACGGTGACGAACACCAAGTGGCAGCTCTACGCGGAACAGCAGTCCCACAGCTCTCGACCCCTCTTCCGCTACTCTACGGACCTCTGCTACTACGAAATGGTGCCCTTCGCCCTGGTCATTCCCGAGAACTCCCCGCACCGCCCCACCCTGCACCACTTCATGCTGCAGCTGGGTGAATCTGGACTGTTCGACCATTGGGTGGATCGGAGCTTCTACTACATGGTGCAGGCGGGTCGCCTCCACATACGCGACCTAAGCGAAGGGCGCCACATCCAGTCGCTGTCCAGCGAGGACCTGGCCAATGTATTTCTGTGCTACGGTGTTTGTGTCCTAATTAGCCTGTGGGTGTTTGCCTGCGAGCAGCTTGTGCCCCTGGCCAAGTCCTGGCTGGGCTTTTAA
- the LOC108154681 gene encoding uncharacterized protein LOC108154681, with translation MLAHFSRTISQELFDLYGLVLQFLVTGETTVLYYNPSGLNCSWHWLWQRNLTTNPQIVWQSDEPAVDLVQQFSSNLFVLACLSRESNEWELMGLSSSLSHLRGVRVLIDVAGPGRNEELMATKILSYCLKNSMLNVMLYFQRWSRHLFVYSFRAFPHFVLIKQRILSPGSPRPQMFADQLADIKGKEIIAIPDFSPPNSFEYMDANGETRVAGYLWTFIAEFASSLGGRLKVSYPTWASGRTASSLYMLEVTRNASVDFGLTPTMVTEKNIKWYYQYSYPMLYSSWCIMLPMERPIPVFSLFHRVLSCEAVIVVLAASLVFGLLVPALFKCLGIDFRCRLVHLTPRLLALVLVCACVAQLLSLLISRPASARIDSFDDLLRSGLKIFGMRSEFYFLDGDFRAKYAAAFHLTNNPTDLYDNRNHFNTTWAYTITSVKWAVIETQQRHFPRPVFRLSRDMCFNGYLPSSLLIPPESVYRDRLQQFTLRMEQAGLISQWIRMSFYDMVRAGQMTIKDYSQSQQLRALTLQDLQLAWRLSGLGVIICVVAFVLELLRFYTPVFLNSL, from the coding sequence ATGTTGGCCCACTTCAGTCGGACCATTTCGCAGGAACTGTTCGATCTGTACGGCCTAGTGCTGCAGTTCCTGGTGACCGGTGAGACCACCGTGTTATACTACAACCCAAGCGGCCTAAACTGTAGCTGGCATTGGCTCTGGCAGCGGAACCTGACCACCAATCCTCAGATTGTGTGGCAAAGTGATGAGCCTGCAGTGGACCTAGTTCAACAGTTCAGCAGCAATCTCTTTGTCCTGGCCTGCCTGTCGCGGGAGTCCAACGAGTGGGAACTCATGGGCCTGTCCTCGAGCCTGAGCCACCTCCGAGGGGTGCGTGTGCTGATCGATGTAGCGGGCCCTGGCAGGAACGAGGAACTTATGGCTACTAAAATCTTGTCGTATTGCCTCAAGAACAGCATGCTGAATGTGATGTTGTATTTCCAGCGATGGAGTCGCCATTTGTTCGTCTACAGCTTTCGGGCCTTCCCGCACTTTGTCCTCATAAAACAGAGAATTCTCAGCCCCGGCTCACCCAGACCTCAGATGTTTGCGGACCAACTGGCAGATATTAAAGGCAAAGAGATAATTGCCATACCGGACTTTTCGCCCCCAAATTCCTTCGAGTACATGGATGCAAATGGAGAGACACGAGTCGCTGGCTACCTTTGGACGTTCATCGCAGAATTTGCGAGCAGCTTGGGGGGCAGGCTGAAAGTGTCGTACCCCACATGGGCTTCGGGCAGGACTGCTTCCAGCCTGTACATGCTGGAGGTGACCAGGAATGCAAGCGTGGACTTTGGACTCACTCCCACCATGGTAACGGAGAAGAACATCAAATGGTACTACCAGTACTCCTATCCCATGCTCTACTCCAGCTGGTGCATAATGCTGCCCATGGAGCGACCCATACCCGTATTCTCGCTATTCCATCGGGTTTTGAGCTGCGAGGCCGTGATTGTGGTGCTGGCAGCCAGTCTAGTTTTTGGCCTGCTGGTTCCGGCGCTATTCAAATGTCTGGGGATCGACTTTCGCTGTAGATTGGTGCACTTGACGCCTCGGCTACTGGCCCTCGTCCTGGTGTGCGCCTGCGTGGCCCAACTGCTGTCCTTGCTGATCTCGCGACCGGCCTCAGCCCGGATTGATAGCTTCGATGATCTGCTGCGATCGGGTCTGAAGATATTCGGGATGCGCAGCGAGTTCTATTTCTTAGATGGTGATTTCCGCGCCAAGTATGCGGCGGCATTCCATTTGACCAACAATCCCACCGATCTCTACGACAATCGGAACCATTTCAACACCACGTGGGCCTACACTATTACCAGCGTGAAGTGGGCTGTCATTGAAACCCAGCAGCGCCACTTTCCGCGTCCTGTGTTTCGCCTGTCCCGCGACATGTGCTTTAATGGGTACTTGCCGAGTAGCCTGCTCATCCCGCCGGAGTCTGTCTACCGGGACCGGCTGCAGCAGTTCACCCTGCGAATGGAACAGGCGGGCCTAATTTCGCAGTGGATTCGGATGAGCTTCTACGACATGGTCAGGGCCGGACAGATGACCATCAAGGACTACAGTCAGTCGCAGCAGCTGCGTGCTCTCACCCTGCAGGACCTTCAGCTGGCCTGGCGCCTGAGTGGCCTGGGAGTGATCATTTGTGTCGTCGCATTCGTCCTAGAACTGCTGCGATTCTACACGCCCGTCTTTCTGAACAGCCTATAG
- the LOC108154505 gene encoding uncharacterized RING finger protein T02C1.1, whose protein sequence is MTDNMCIFCLDEQRLPHRIPCGHSFCAECFERYLQVGLDTRCPLCRQDFRPHAQGEPLDHAANTEQYPLDEDDLTMELIEDFGSLSSSDTLQSDTLLLTLTEQECRFFDELYREAQMEDGRRISRSL, encoded by the coding sequence ATGACAGACAACATGTGCATATTTTGCTTAGACGAACAGCGATTGCCCCATCGCATACCCTGCGGACACTCGTTCTGCGCGGAATGCTTTGAGCGCTACTTGCAGGTGGGACTCGACACTCGCTGCCCCTTGTGCCGGCAGGACTTTCGACCCCATGCCCAGGGAGAGCCTCTCGATCATGCTGCCAACACTGAGCAGTACCCTTTGGACGAGGATGACCTGACCATGGAACTGATTGAAGACTTTGGGTCCCTTTCCAGCAGTGACACTCTGCAGAGCGACACTCTGTTGCTGACGCTCACGGAGCAGGAGTGTCGGTTCTTCGACGAGCTATACAGGGAGGCGCAAATGGAGGACGGACGGCGAATTTCGAGATCTCTGTAA